A DNA window from Sediminitomix flava contains the following coding sequences:
- a CDS encoding OmpA family protein → MFINSVMLKKLLFLLGLCLLPLLTYSQAYEFKRLPQGVNSIFTEYAPTLSANGKTMIFQSDRDEGKWKLFETKYEDGNWTSPIPIEAANALVKDGGLIGGPSITYDGNYLYFFAAAEGGMGAGDIYYCERTESGWSEPFNVGEPVNSDSEDTFPSVSADGNQLYFVRLDTVVKENGSVCYDIMESHKQEDGSWGEPRPLPTQINMDCEKAPRIMSDGKTLIFSSKRAGGKGGYDLYISKRNSAGEWSDPQNLSFANTPRDDQFSSVSANGDLLFFIFGEPHSEEIMEEQEGLLKWNYDIYQAVIPEEHRQYKNITIQGYFRDTNGNPVIGGLKVQDAETTEFIFEQECSEDGWYSLVLTEGKNYEINATANGFSDYTFYYDLRDLKQYQEIGKDIELFATANLQLNLYDKEILEQIDANLLVRDAETMEEIATFSKLHKVENNILSLPLGKKYHFTAFKEGFDSAYFTFDLTSTVKYHDFEYDLELPPIMEEFEFNIADVESGGEVDANIVITNKETGEVIEISAEEGKDGKYKTNLRKGGKYNVEVRSPKGYSFFSTKFDTKKKNKKLDVSLHALKANTKLPLKDILFESNSAELVESSYKELKRLVKMMKDNPNIVVELAAHTDDVGKDDYNLELSQDRALSAAAYVSTFGIQGDRIVPRGYGESQPAVENDTEENRALNRRVEMKVLSIIN, encoded by the coding sequence ATGTTTATTAATAGTGTAATGCTTAAGAAATTATTATTTCTGTTAGGCCTGTGTCTATTGCCCTTGCTGACTTATTCACAAGCTTACGAGTTTAAGCGTTTGCCTCAAGGCGTGAACTCGATTTTTACAGAATACGCACCAACCTTAAGTGCCAACGGGAAAACAATGATTTTTCAGAGTGATAGGGATGAAGGGAAGTGGAAATTATTTGAAACCAAGTATGAAGACGGAAATTGGACAAGCCCTATTCCTATTGAAGCAGCAAATGCTTTAGTAAAGGATGGAGGTCTGATTGGAGGTCCTTCGATTACCTATGATGGTAACTATCTTTATTTCTTTGCGGCAGCCGAAGGCGGAATGGGTGCAGGAGATATTTATTATTGTGAACGTACAGAGTCAGGTTGGAGTGAACCTTTTAATGTAGGAGAACCAGTCAATAGTGACAGTGAAGATACCTTCCCTTCGGTATCGGCAGATGGAAACCAATTGTACTTTGTTCGTTTAGATACAGTGGTAAAAGAGAATGGTTCTGTTTGTTATGATATCATGGAGTCACACAAACAAGAAGATGGAAGTTGGGGTGAACCTCGCCCGCTACCAACTCAAATCAATATGGATTGTGAAAAAGCTCCTCGTATTATGTCAGATGGTAAAACGCTAATCTTCTCATCTAAAAGAGCTGGAGGTAAAGGCGGTTACGATTTATATATTTCTAAAAGAAATTCGGCAGGGGAGTGGTCAGATCCTCAAAACTTGTCTTTTGCAAATACACCAAGAGACGATCAGTTCTCTTCAGTATCGGCAAATGGTGACTTGCTTTTCTTCATTTTTGGAGAACCACATTCTGAAGAGATCATGGAGGAGCAAGAAGGGCTTCTGAAATGGAACTATGACATTTATCAAGCGGTAATCCCTGAAGAACACAGACAATACAAAAACATTACGATTCAAGGGTATTTCAGAGATACGAATGGTAATCCTGTGATTGGTGGTCTGAAAGTGCAAGATGCAGAAACTACAGAGTTCATCTTTGAGCAAGAGTGTAGTGAAGATGGTTGGTACTCATTGGTACTTACTGAGGGTAAGAATTATGAGATCAATGCCACAGCAAACGGTTTTTCAGATTATACATTCTATTATGACTTGAGAGACTTGAAGCAGTATCAAGAGATTGGGAAAGATATAGAGCTTTTTGCTACAGCAAATCTCCAATTGAATCTTTATGATAAAGAAATTTTGGAGCAGATTGATGCAAATCTTTTGGTGCGTGATGCTGAGACCATGGAGGAAATTGCTACTTTCTCAAAGTTGCATAAAGTAGAAAATAATATTTTGAGTCTTCCTTTAGGTAAGAAATACCACTTTACAGCTTTTAAAGAAGGTTTTGATTCAGCTTATTTTACTTTTGATTTGACTTCAACAGTAAAGTATCATGACTTTGAATATGATTTGGAACTACCTCCGATAATGGAAGAGTTTGAGTTCAATATTGCAGATGTCGAATCTGGAGGAGAAGTAGATGCAAACATTGTAATTACCAACAAAGAAACTGGTGAAGTGATTGAGATCAGTGCTGAAGAAGGAAAAGACGGTAAGTATAAAACGAATCTTCGTAAAGGCGGTAAATATAATGTTGAGGTAAGAAGTCCGAAAGGTTATTCATTCTTCTCAACCAAGTTTGATACTAAAAAGAAAAACAAAAAGCTAGATGTGAGTTTGCATGCTTTGAAAGCAAATACGAAACTTCCATTGAAAGACATTCTTTTTGAGTCAAATTCAGCTGAACTTGTAGAAAGTTCATACAAAGAGTTGAAGCGTTTGGTGAAAATGATGAAGGATAACCCAAATATTGTGGTTGAGCTTGCTGCACATACCGATGATGTAGGTAAGGATGATTACAATTTGGAGCTTTCACAAGATAGAGCCTTAAGTGCGGCGGCATACGTGAGTACCTTCGGTATTCAAGGTGACCGCATTGTGCCTAGAGGATATGGCGAAAGCCAACCTGCGGTAGAAAACGATACGGAAGAAAATCGTGCATTGAACCGTAGAGTTGAGATGAAAGTACTATCTATTATCAACTAA
- a CDS encoding outer membrane beta-barrel family protein, giving the protein MKQLLLAISIMVCLTSYGQNVATQKVSLTGLIKDKKTGQALSYATVSLQHKTDSTQLTGALTDENGRFSITTTTGSYLLKVEFMGFKAYENPNFELLKDSNLPTVFLEEDLHTLNEVEVTAEKTSVEYKLDKKVFNVGKDLLSKGGTANDILDNVPSVTVDAAGGISLRGNNNVQILINGKPSIITLNNGLEQIPSESIEKIEVITNPSARYEAQGTAGIINIILKKNRKSGFNGSIQLGTGIPDQHTASLNLNYKSEKFNVFSTLGYRYSNFFGGSESSQTIFQPTTLYIDQMNDQQRNDNAHNYRVGAEYFINDKNTINFSISRYQMDNDDFTTITYNYLDEAKNIERTEIREIDYFEPMDYKEANLTYTKLFSKEGQKLTVDVNYDWWYNEELEDISYKQSFPTSDNYQAFNTRNYEASDDLTIQSDLVFPISKDQRIEAGLRFQTRDITSDYYVKEELDGQFVTLGNFDNKMLYEETISAAYAQYGNKFGKLNYLFGLRMEHSSIRITDRINELNLPKDYYNFFPTVHFNYQLNEKDKLQLSYSRRISRPQFWQLNPFGGFSDVRDQFRGNPDLNPNFTDAFEFEILKTSDKFTVNPSVYFQETSDFFQFIVSPDEEGYLITTLVNLGIEQRLGLELSTTYNPFKWWRLSGDFNFYKFKQRGQLEGKRYDADNQTWTARINNRFKLPKKFTIQGSFNYQGKSVNAQYTSYANHYADLAISKDIMKDRANISFRAINMLDSRRRILSAEGEGFLYESESWWIGRRLSLNFTYKFDQLKN; this is encoded by the coding sequence ATGAAACAACTATTACTAGCCATTTCAATTATGGTTTGCCTGACATCCTATGGGCAAAATGTAGCTACACAAAAAGTATCTCTCACAGGTCTTATAAAAGATAAAAAAACAGGCCAAGCGTTAAGCTATGCAACCGTAAGCTTACAACACAAAACGGATTCTACTCAACTTACTGGAGCTCTCACAGACGAAAATGGTAGATTCTCAATTACAACTACTACAGGGAGTTACCTATTAAAAGTAGAGTTTATGGGATTTAAAGCTTATGAAAATCCTAACTTCGAATTATTAAAAGACAGCAACTTACCAACCGTTTTCCTTGAGGAAGATTTACACACGCTCAATGAGGTTGAAGTCACAGCAGAGAAAACAAGTGTGGAGTACAAATTGGATAAAAAGGTTTTCAATGTCGGTAAAGACTTACTCTCAAAAGGAGGAACAGCTAATGATATTTTGGATAACGTACCATCTGTAACTGTTGACGCAGCAGGTGGAATATCCCTCAGAGGCAATAACAATGTCCAAATACTAATTAACGGCAAACCTTCTATCATTACACTCAACAATGGGCTTGAACAAATTCCTTCTGAAAGTATTGAAAAAATTGAAGTCATTACCAACCCTTCTGCCCGATATGAAGCACAAGGAACGGCAGGAATTATCAACATCATTTTGAAGAAAAATAGAAAATCAGGCTTTAACGGTTCTATACAATTAGGAACAGGAATTCCCGACCAACATACGGCTTCTCTAAACTTGAATTACAAATCAGAGAAGTTCAATGTCTTTTCAACTTTAGGTTACCGTTACTCCAACTTCTTTGGTGGTTCTGAATCTTCTCAAACCATTTTTCAACCAACTACACTTTACATTGATCAAATGAATGATCAGCAACGAAATGATAATGCACACAATTATCGGGTAGGTGCTGAATATTTCATCAATGATAAAAACACCATCAACTTTTCTATTTCTCGCTATCAAATGGATAATGATGACTTCACGACCATCACTTATAACTATTTGGATGAAGCGAAAAATATAGAAAGAACTGAAATCCGTGAAATCGACTACTTCGAACCAATGGATTACAAAGAAGCTAATCTGACATATACAAAGCTATTCAGTAAAGAAGGACAAAAACTTACGGTAGATGTCAATTATGATTGGTGGTACAACGAAGAATTAGAAGACATCAGTTACAAACAAAGCTTCCCTACTTCTGATAATTACCAAGCATTCAATACCCGAAACTACGAAGCTTCCGATGATCTAACCATTCAATCTGATCTTGTATTTCCGATTTCAAAAGATCAACGAATTGAAGCAGGTCTTCGTTTTCAGACCAGAGACATTACTTCTGACTATTATGTAAAAGAGGAGTTAGATGGTCAGTTCGTTACTTTGGGCAATTTTGATAACAAAATGTTGTATGAAGAGACAATCTCGGCAGCTTATGCTCAATACGGCAATAAGTTCGGGAAACTGAATTATTTATTCGGACTTAGAATGGAACATTCAAGCATCCGAATTACAGACCGAATCAATGAACTTAATTTACCTAAAGACTATTATAATTTCTTCCCTACTGTACACTTCAACTACCAACTCAATGAGAAAGATAAACTTCAGTTGAGTTATAGCAGAAGAATCAGCAGACCTCAGTTCTGGCAACTGAATCCATTTGGTGGTTTTTCAGATGTACGTGATCAGTTCAGAGGGAACCCTGATTTGAATCCGAATTTCACAGATGCTTTTGAATTTGAAATTCTTAAAACCTCAGACAAATTCACAGTCAATCCATCGGTTTATTTCCAAGAAACTTCTGACTTTTTCCAATTTATCGTTTCTCCAGATGAAGAAGGCTACTTAATCACAACTTTAGTCAACCTAGGAATAGAACAACGTTTAGGTCTTGAGCTTTCAACTACTTACAATCCTTTTAAATGGTGGAGACTTTCGGGTGATTTCAACTTCTACAAATTCAAACAACGTGGGCAGTTAGAAGGAAAAAGATATGATGCGGATAACCAAACTTGGACAGCACGTATCAATAACCGCTTCAAATTACCGAAGAAATTCACGATTCAAGGAAGTTTCAATTACCAAGGAAAAAGCGTAAATGCACAATACACTTCGTACGCAAATCATTACGCCGATCTAGCAATTAGCAAAGATATCATGAAAGATAGAGCGAATATTTCGTTCAGAGCTATCAATATGTTGGATTCACGCAGAAGAATTCTGAGTGCTGAGGGAGAAGGATTTCTTTATGAGTCAGAATCTTGGTGGATCGGTAGAAGACTTAGCCTAAACTTCACTTACAAATTCGATCAGCTAAAAAATTAA
- a CDS encoding dipeptidase: MKKNVLSLLGLFVLGLFAQPSALACTSIMVTKGATKDGSNMITYAADSHVLFGELYFYPAMTYPEGTMLDVIDWDTGKPLGQIPQVAQTYSVVGNMNEHQLAITESTFGGRKECQGQNDGIIDYGSLIYITLQRAKTAREAITIMGELVNTYGYYSSGESFSISDKNEVWYMELIGKGEGEKGAVWVARRVPNGYVAAHANQARIGKFPQDDKENCLYSADVIEFAKNKGWYKGKDKDFDFAEVYAPVDFGGARFCDARVWSIYNRLTDGMDKFTAYAEGKLEKDEATGFTTNKLPLWVKPSKKLSVQDVMELMRDHYEGTPLDMTQDAGAGAFDLPYRWRGLTWEYEGKEYFNERAISTQQTGFSLVAQSRASLPDPIGGILWFGVDDTYSTVYTPMYCGMTEVPETFEVGNGDMLTYSETSAFWIFNTVSNFAYLRYSDMIQDIREKQKELETKFVDYTAMIDKSASEMFEESPEKARAFVTDFSVTTANKMVMDWKKFGQQLIVKYMDGNVKKQTEKGQFERSEYGQCPSPNFPGYSEQWKKQVVEDTEDRLEVKE, from the coding sequence ATGAAAAAGAATGTATTGTCTTTATTGGGCTTATTTGTTTTAGGCTTGTTTGCGCAACCTTCAGCATTGGCTTGTACGAGTATCATGGTAACAAAAGGAGCTACAAAAGATGGTTCCAATATGATTACCTATGCCGCCGATTCACATGTATTGTTTGGAGAATTGTATTTCTATCCTGCAATGACTTATCCTGAAGGTACAATGCTGGACGTGATTGATTGGGATACAGGAAAGCCCCTTGGTCAAATTCCTCAAGTAGCGCAGACTTATTCTGTGGTAGGGAATATGAACGAACATCAGCTTGCAATTACAGAATCTACTTTTGGAGGAAGAAAGGAGTGCCAAGGACAAAATGATGGAATCATAGACTATGGTAGCTTGATCTACATTACTTTACAACGTGCAAAAACAGCTCGTGAAGCAATCACGATTATGGGTGAATTGGTGAATACCTACGGTTATTACAGTTCGGGTGAGTCTTTCTCAATTTCTGATAAAAATGAAGTGTGGTACATGGAATTGATTGGGAAAGGTGAAGGAGAAAAAGGTGCTGTTTGGGTAGCTCGTAGAGTACCAAATGGATATGTAGCAGCTCATGCCAACCAAGCTAGAATTGGTAAATTTCCTCAAGATGATAAAGAGAATTGTTTGTACTCAGCTGATGTAATTGAGTTTGCAAAAAACAAAGGATGGTACAAAGGAAAAGATAAAGATTTTGATTTTGCAGAGGTGTATGCCCCTGTGGACTTTGGTGGTGCTCGTTTCTGTGATGCTCGTGTATGGTCAATTTATAACCGTCTGACAGATGGAATGGATAAGTTTACAGCTTACGCAGAAGGGAAATTGGAGAAGGACGAAGCAACAGGTTTTACGACAAATAAACTACCATTGTGGGTGAAGCCATCTAAAAAGCTATCGGTTCAAGATGTAATGGAGCTAATGCGTGATCACTACGAAGGAACACCATTGGACATGACACAAGATGCAGGGGCAGGAGCCTTTGATTTGCCGTACCGTTGGAGAGGTTTGACTTGGGAATATGAAGGAAAAGAGTATTTCAATGAAAGAGCAATTTCTACACAACAGACAGGTTTTTCTTTGGTTGCTCAATCAAGAGCTTCTTTACCAGACCCTATTGGCGGAATACTGTGGTTTGGAGTAGACGATACTTATTCTACTGTTTATACACCAATGTACTGTGGTATGACAGAAGTGCCAGAAACTTTTGAGGTAGGAAATGGTGATATGCTTACTTATTCGGAAACTTCTGCATTCTGGATTTTTAATACGGTTTCAAACTTTGCTTATCTACGTTATTCGGATATGATTCAAGACATCCGTGAGAAGCAAAAAGAACTTGAAACTAAGTTCGTAGATTATACGGCTATGATTGACAAATCGGCAAGTGAAATGTTTGAAGAATCTCCAGAAAAAGCGAGAGCATTTGTAACGGATTTCTCAGTGACGACAGCCAATAAAATGGTTATGGATTGGAAGAAATTTGGTCAGCAGCTCATCGTAAAATACATGGATGGAAACGTGAAGAAACAAACTGAAAAAGGTCAGTTTGAACGAAGTGAATATGGGCAATGCCCTTCCCCTAACTTCCCGGGATATAGCGAACAATGGAAGAAACAAGTAGTGGAAGACACTGAAGATCGATTGGAAGTGAAAGAATAA
- a CDS encoding RagB/SusD family nutrient uptake outer membrane protein, whose amino-acid sequence MKRFIHIISAMLLVIGFTSCEDYLTEESPDQPTSDQIWVSYEAVEQYLATTYSYISTTGWTYHEYFYLPENFRSDDIHPESGTTDWGYLQRIVNFSNTASEGVPAYMWNRWYVGIKMANDIIENVPTMDMLSENEQNELIAEAKFLRAFYHFNLKRNFHDIILRVSVPKSPEELSQALATEDEVYTQIEEDFSFAAAHLPQSWASQYWGRATANAAFAFLGKAHLYQADWSEANKAFEQISGHALVRGTAYRSMFDGTAEVNEEVIFSRGYTEEQIDALDIYHQLGVAMAPQGYNGGWNMASISDYCASTFEDGDIRKAASILEHGQEFDGTIVDFPNPDFKMSLKYVESINAISTNRSVVDLILMRYADVLLMQAEALNEMGQDTQALTFLNQVRNRANLSSVSLTGDELRTEIRKQRMLELVSEGQRFYDLARWGITKQQLVASGNPYAEKFEDKHNYFPIPLEEAQRNKYVDPTPGF is encoded by the coding sequence ATGAAAAGATTCATCCATATAATAAGCGCGATGCTTTTGGTCATTGGTTTTACATCTTGTGAAGACTACTTGACTGAAGAATCCCCAGATCAACCTACTTCCGATCAGATTTGGGTAAGTTATGAAGCGGTAGAACAATACCTAGCCACTACTTATTCATACATCTCAACGACAGGCTGGACATACCATGAATATTTCTATTTGCCAGAAAATTTCCGATCAGATGACATTCATCCAGAAAGCGGAACAACTGATTGGGGCTATCTGCAACGAATAGTGAATTTCTCAAATACAGCCAGTGAAGGCGTTCCTGCCTACATGTGGAACCGATGGTATGTGGGTATCAAAATGGCAAATGATATCATTGAGAATGTTCCAACTATGGATATGCTTTCTGAAAATGAGCAAAATGAACTTATAGCAGAAGCGAAGTTCTTGAGAGCATTTTATCATTTCAATTTGAAGAGAAATTTCCATGATATCATTTTGAGAGTGAGTGTTCCTAAAAGCCCAGAAGAATTGTCTCAAGCTTTAGCGACAGAAGATGAAGTTTACACTCAAATAGAAGAAGATTTTTCGTTTGCCGCAGCGCATTTGCCCCAATCTTGGGCTTCTCAATATTGGGGCAGGGCAACCGCAAATGCCGCCTTTGCTTTCTTAGGAAAAGCACATTTATATCAAGCTGATTGGAGTGAAGCAAATAAGGCTTTTGAGCAAATTTCAGGACATGCATTGGTTAGAGGTACTGCTTACCGTTCTATGTTTGATGGTACAGCAGAGGTAAATGAAGAAGTTATTTTCTCAAGAGGGTATACAGAAGAGCAAATTGATGCTTTGGACATTTACCATCAATTGGGCGTAGCTATGGCTCCTCAAGGTTATAATGGTGGCTGGAATATGGCAAGCATTTCAGATTATTGTGCGAGCACTTTTGAGGATGGCGATATCCGTAAAGCGGCTTCAATTTTGGAGCATGGGCAAGAGTTTGATGGGACAATTGTAGACTTCCCAAATCCAGATTTTAAGATGAGTCTGAAATATGTTGAGTCGATCAACGCCATTTCAACCAACAGAAGTGTGGTAGATTTAATCTTGATGCGTTATGCTGATGTATTGCTTATGCAGGCTGAAGCATTGAATGAAATGGGGCAAGATACACAGGCGTTGACTTTCTTAAATCAAGTGAGAAATCGAGCGAATTTGTCATCTGTGAGTTTGACTGGCGATGAGTTGAGAACTGAAATCCGCAAGCAACGCATGTTGGAGCTTGTAAGTGAAGGACAGCGTTTCTATGACTTGGCTCGTTGGGGAATCACGAAGCAACAGCTAGTCGCATCGGGAAATCCTTATGCTGAAAAATTTGAGGACAAACACAATTATTTCCCAATCCCACTAGAGGAAGCGCAAAGAAACAAATATGTTGATCCAACGCCAGGATTCTAA